The Saprospiraceae bacterium genome contains the following window.
CAGCTGCAATCATCACAGATTTACCTTGCTTTTTAAATTGATAAGCTAATTTTCCGATCGTAGTGGTTTTTCCAACACCATTTACACCCACTACTAATATAATATATGGATGCTCAGGTCCACTTTGAAAATCATCGAGATCGCTTGTTTTATTTTCTGTTAAGAGAATTCCGATTTCATCTTTTAATAATTCATTTAACTGAGCAACCCCAACATATTTGTCGGTTTTAACTCGCTTTTGAATTCTTTCAATTATTTTAATGGTGGTATCTAATCCCACATCTGAACTTATAAGTATTTGTTCGAGTTCATCGAGAAAGTCATCATCAATATGACTCTTGCCTGCAATGGCTTTAGTTATTTTACCAAAAAAAACCTTCACGGGTTTTATGGATGCCTTTCGTAAGATCCTGTTCAACTTCTTTGCTAAAAAATTTATCAAAAAACCCCATGTAGTAATATTAAATAAAAAAGAAGCCCTGGTGTAGAGCTTCTTTATATAAATTTAGATTAGACACTAATTATTTCGATTGTTCGAAAAAATCCTTCACTTTATCTTTATGAACGATTAATTCTTTATAGGTGTATTTACCTGTAACTGGATCTTTAATGGATTTAATCACTTTCACATGATCTCTTCCGGAACCTGCATTTGCTGCCCGCTGGGCAACCCGCGCGTTTTTAGATACTTTAGCCATGCTTATTTAATTTCTTTATGAACAGTATATTTTTTTAAAATAGGATTAAACTTTTTTAATTCAAGTCTATCCGGTGTGTTCTTGCGGTTTTTTTGAGTAATATATCTGGAAGTACCCGGCAATCCACTTGTTTTATGCTCGGTGCATTCCAATATAATCTGCTGTCTATTGCCTTTTGCTCTCTTTGCCATGATTAATTATTTTGAACTTTTTTAGCCAGTTTTTTCATGTAAGCATACAAACCTAATTTATCGATGGTCCGCAATGCCTTTGCAGTAACTTTTAATTGAACCCATTCATTGGTTTCAGGCACAAAAAATGATTTGCGCTGAAGATTTGGGTTAAACCGTCTGCGGGACTTCCGGTTGGAGTGGGATACATTATTCCCATACATGGGTTTTGTACCTGTTAAATCACATACCTTAGACATATTTCCTTTATTCTTTTAATTGCTAATTGTGACTCCGTAAGGATTCAAACCTTAAACCTCCTGATCCGTAGTCAGGTGCTCTATTCAATTGAGCTACGGAGCCTTTCAAAAAACAGAGGGCAAAATTAGGCATTTTTTACGAAAATAAAAGTTATTAAATTTTTATTAGGCTTTTTACCCATTTTTGGCCCTTTCCATCCACTCTAAGATGATAAACGCCAGGAGCATAAGCGCTTATATCTGTCTGAAATGTGTTATAATTATCAGGTACAAAATTAATATCCCAATCATCCAGTATGCGGCCTAAATTATCATAAAGTTGTAAGTGATAGGTTCCAAATTGACTCGGATTAAATTTAATCAGAATGTTTCCAGTTGTTAAGTTGTTTAAAATCAATAAGATATCTAATTTTATGGTTGAATCACTGCAATAGTTGTTGAGGTATTGCAATGCGGTCAAGGCATTAATTCGTTTACCAGTTGCCGTGATGTTTTTTAATGTACTAAGCTCATCTCCACAGGATAACACAATTTCTTTCATCGCTTTGGCTGCCAAAGCAGGGTCTGTTTTGTTTAGGATATTTATTTTCGAGCAAAACTGATAAAGCAAGGAAATGAGTCCAGCCACATGTGGGCTTGCAAAAGAGGTTCCCGATTCTTCGGTAATTAAACCTGATATTCCAACCATCGGGATGCTTTCGCCGCAGGCCCCAAGGTCCACATGGGTTTGATTGTAACCAGATTCCGTGACTTTTCTGTCATACCGGTCGGTATTCGTCACACAAATCATATATTCACTAGGGCATAAGCCGGGGATGTCGCCGGTTATTCCAATATCGTCGTTACTATTGACTGTTGCCACTGAATTTAAAATACCAACACTCCCAAGGCTGTCGTATGCTTGACATACAATGGGTAGATCCATTGGAAATGTCCCGTTGAAACCAGCTGACAAATTGCTGCTGACGATAAAAGCACCTTTTTTGCCACCTGAATTCAAATAGTCCCGTTTCATTTTAACAAAATAATGGTAACATTTAACCAATTCATTTGAATTGTCAGCAGAACAAAGCAAGATCTTAATATTTTGATTGGTCCCCGTGATTCCTAATGTATTATTGCCTTTGGCCCCAATTACAGATATAACTTCAGTTCCATGATTATCCGGACTGTGGTTGTCTCCTTAAGATGATCTTTGGGCATTGAGCCCATAATAGTCGTCCCGATAACCATTAAAATCATCGTCCAAGCCATTGTCTGGTATTTCTAACCGATTGATAAATACATTGGGTAAAATATCATTTAACCAATAACTAAATCCATTATCAATTGCTGCAACAACCAAGGTATCACCAGTAGCAGAAATGCCATTTGATTTATAACACCA
Protein-coding sequences here:
- a CDS encoding DUF4295 domain-containing protein; the encoded protein is MAKVSKNARVAQRAANAGSGRDHVKVIKSIKDPVTGKYTYKELIVHKDKVKDFFEQSK
- the rpmG gene encoding 50S ribosomal protein L33, with the translated sequence MAKRAKGNRQQIILECTEHKTSGLPGTSRYITQKNRKNTPDRLELKKFNPILKKYTVHKEIK
- the rpmB gene encoding 50S ribosomal protein L28 — encoded protein: MSKVCDLTGTKPMYGNNVSHSNRKSRRRFNPNLQRKSFFVPETNEWVQLKVTAKALRTIDKLGLYAYMKKLAKKVQNN
- a CDS encoding S8 family peptidase, whose product is MKRDYLNSGGKKGAFIVSSNLSAGFNGTFPMDLPIVCQAYDSLGSVGILNSVATVNSNDDIGITGDIPGLCPSEYMICVTNTDRYDRKVTESGYNQTHVDLGACGESIPMVGISGLITEESGTSFASPHVAGLISLLYQFCSKINILNKTDPALAAKAMKEIVLSCGDELSTLKNITATGKRINALTALQYLNNYCSDSTIKLDILLILNNLTTGNILIKFNPSQFGTYHLQLYDNLGRILDDWDINFVPDNYNTFQTDISAYAPGVYHLRVDGKGQKWVKSLIKI